The following proteins are encoded in a genomic region of Cellulomonas sp. ES6:
- the mutM gene encoding bifunctional DNA-formamidopyrimidine glycosylase/DNA-(apurinic or apyrimidinic site) lyase — protein MPELPEVETVRDGLERHVVGRTVRAVEVRRPYSVRRHVAGPDDLAGRLVGRTPVAAVRRGKFLWLPLDRPAGEHPDDALLAHLGMSGQLLVRGSAADVESGDAHPHLRVRLLLEDGGALDFVDQRTFGHVSVADLVPTADGGPGGAGSALSLLPAPVAHIGRDLLDPALDAEAVARAVRRRRTEVKRALLDQGLVSGVGNIYADEGLWRARVHPAAPTSSLDQGTALRVLDGAASVMRDALAQGGTSFDALYVNVNGASGYFDRSLAVYGQQGRPCPRCGAPVVRVAFANRSSHYCPVCQTP, from the coding sequence GTGCCCGAGCTCCCCGAGGTCGAGACCGTCCGCGACGGCCTCGAGCGGCACGTCGTCGGTCGCACGGTGCGCGCCGTCGAGGTGCGTCGCCCGTACAGCGTCCGCCGGCACGTCGCGGGTCCGGACGACCTCGCGGGACGGCTCGTCGGGCGCACCCCGGTGGCGGCCGTCCGGCGCGGCAAGTTCCTGTGGCTGCCGCTGGACCGCCCCGCCGGCGAGCACCCGGACGACGCCCTGCTGGCGCACCTCGGGATGAGCGGGCAGCTGCTCGTGCGCGGGTCCGCGGCCGACGTCGAGTCGGGGGACGCCCACCCGCACCTGCGCGTGCGGCTGCTGCTGGAGGACGGCGGCGCGCTGGACTTCGTCGACCAGCGGACCTTCGGGCACGTGTCGGTCGCCGACCTGGTGCCCACCGCCGACGGCGGTCCGGGCGGCGCGGGCTCCGCGCTGTCGCTGCTGCCCGCCCCGGTCGCGCACATCGGGCGCGACCTCCTGGACCCGGCTCTCGACGCGGAGGCCGTCGCCCGCGCGGTGCGGCGCCGGCGCACGGAGGTCAAGCGCGCGCTGCTCGACCAGGGCCTGGTGTCGGGCGTGGGCAACATCTACGCCGACGAGGGGCTGTGGCGGGCGCGGGTGCACCCCGCGGCGCCGACGTCGTCGCTCGACCAGGGCACGGCGCTGCGCGTGCTCGACGGGGCCGCCTCCGTGATGCGGGACGCGCTCGCGCAGGGCGGCACGAGCTTCGACGCGCTGTACGTGAACGTCAACGGGGCGTCCGGGTACTTCGACCGCTCGCTGGCGGTCTACGGGCAGCAGGGCCGGCCGTGCCCGCGGTGCGGGGCACCCGTGGTGCGGGTCGCGTTCGCGAACCGGTCGTCGCACTACTGCCCGGTCTGCCAGACGCCCTGA
- the rnc gene encoding ribonuclease III, with protein sequence MSTAAAELAQQLGVHLDPELLVLALTHRSFAHEAGGIPTNERLEFLGDTVLGLVVTEELYRRHPAQSEGELAKMRAATVSQRALAEVARTLDLGSYVLLGKGELATGGRDKDSILSDTLEALFGAVYLSHGLEVSRGVVMGLVGPTLTAAADLGAGLDWKTSLQELTATLGLGAPAYAVTSDGPDHARTFTAEAVVAGVVRGTGTGTAKKLAEQRAAALAYAALEGEAGAGDDGRSAG encoded by the coding sequence ATGAGCACAGCAGCAGCAGAGCTCGCCCAGCAGCTCGGGGTCCACCTGGACCCCGAGCTGCTGGTGCTGGCACTCACCCACCGGTCGTTCGCCCACGAGGCGGGCGGCATCCCGACGAACGAGCGCCTGGAGTTCCTGGGGGACACCGTGCTCGGGCTCGTCGTCACCGAGGAGCTCTACCGGCGGCACCCCGCGCAGTCGGAGGGCGAGCTCGCGAAGATGCGGGCCGCGACCGTGTCCCAGCGGGCGCTGGCGGAGGTCGCGCGGACGCTCGACCTCGGCTCGTACGTGCTGCTCGGCAAGGGCGAGCTCGCGACGGGCGGCCGGGACAAGGACTCGATCCTGTCGGACACGCTCGAGGCCCTGTTCGGCGCGGTGTACCTGTCGCACGGGCTCGAGGTCTCGCGCGGGGTCGTCATGGGGCTGGTCGGTCCCACGCTCACCGCCGCGGCGGACCTCGGCGCCGGCCTGGACTGGAAGACCAGCCTCCAGGAGCTCACGGCCACGCTCGGCCTCGGTGCGCCCGCCTACGCGGTGACGAGCGACGGGCCGGACCACGCGCGGACGTTCACCGCCGAGGCGGTCGTGGCCGGCGTCGTGCGCGGCACCGGGACGGGCACCGCGAAGAAGCTCGCCGAGCAGCGGGCCGCCGCCCTGGCGTACGCCGCGCTCGAGGGCGAGGCCGGGGCCGGCGACGACGGCCGCTCGGCCGGCTGA